From one Candidatus Methanoplasma termitum genomic stretch:
- a CDS encoding acetylornithine transaminase — MDLNEIKELNSKYLFQNYGRMDIALTHGKGAYLYDTEGKEYLDLVSGIAVNSIGYAHPEWVKAMEDQISKLIHVSNLYYTAEQAELGEKLASVMPGDLQRSLFVNSGAEANEGAMKLAVRYTKRSKIISALNGFHGRTSASLGATGQTKYQESFEPLISNAFRYYEYDNIESVKSMIDKDTAALLVEPIQGEGGVVKAKKEFFKGVRDLCTDHGVLMVVDEVQTGIGRTGKWFGIEESGVVPDVITMAKGLGGGVPIGAITTTLEISKVMTPGTHGTTFGGNPLVSRSACAVIDIIKKEKLVENAGKVGKAWMKDLKGVGSPKIKDVRGSGFIIGVELNSNETASQLQRSMLKKGFIVNICHGHVLRLIPPLILTSRQKDDFMSAFNEVI, encoded by the coding sequence ATGGATCTCAACGAAATAAAAGAACTCAATTCAAAGTACCTTTTCCAGAATTACGGGCGCATGGATATAGCGCTCACACATGGAAAGGGAGCGTACCTTTACGACACCGAAGGCAAAGAGTATCTCGACCTGGTCTCGGGAATAGCTGTGAACTCCATAGGATACGCACACCCAGAATGGGTCAAAGCGATGGAAGATCAGATATCCAAACTCATACACGTTTCCAATCTGTATTACACGGCGGAGCAGGCCGAGCTCGGAGAAAAATTGGCGTCGGTCATGCCCGGAGACCTCCAACGCTCACTGTTCGTGAACAGCGGCGCAGAGGCGAACGAAGGTGCAATGAAACTCGCCGTCCGTTATACCAAACGCAGCAAGATCATCTCCGCTCTCAACGGCTTCCACGGCCGCACGTCGGCATCGCTGGGCGCGACAGGGCAGACCAAGTATCAGGAATCCTTCGAGCCGCTGATAAGCAACGCTTTCCGTTACTATGAGTATGATAACATCGAGTCTGTAAAGAGCATGATCGACAAGGACACAGCAGCCCTTCTGGTCGAACCGATACAGGGGGAAGGCGGCGTGGTCAAAGCGAAAAAAGAGTTCTTCAAGGGAGTACGCGACCTCTGTACAGATCACGGCGTGCTGATGGTGGTCGATGAGGTACAGACCGGGATCGGACGTACCGGTAAATGGTTTGGTATTGAGGAGTCCGGTGTTGTCCCGGATGTGATAACAATGGCAAAGGGCCTCGGAGGGGGCGTACCGATCGGAGCGATCACCACCACTCTTGAGATATCAAAAGTGATGACGCCAGGAACGCATGGGACCACATTCGGAGGGAACCCTCTGGTCAGCAGATCCGCATGCGCTGTGATCGACATAATAAAGAAAGAGAAACTTGTCGAGAATGCGGGAAAGGTCGGTAAAGCATGGATGAAGGACTTAAAGGGAGTGGGTTCACCCAAGATCAAGGACGTTCGCGGTTCCGGATTCATCATCGGCGTGGAGCTGAATTCGAACGAGACAGCATCTCAGCTTCAGAGATCGATGCTGAAAAAAGGGTTCATCGTGAACATCTGTCACGGTCATGTTCTGCGTTTGATCCCGCCCCTGATATTGACGTCCAGACAAAAAGATGATTTCATGTCAGCTTTCAATGAAGTTATCTGA
- a CDS encoding argininosuccinate synthase, translated as MASNAKKTDPKSNAEREKVVLAYSGGLDTSIAIKWIQDKYDLDVIAVAIDVGQPPSSDDIIARAIRNGAEKAQLIEAKDEFVNEYIWPALKANAMYQNIYPLSTSIARPLIAKKLVEVAKKEGAKYVAHGCTGKGNDQVRFDVGIVSMDPDLKIIAPIREWVMTREEEIDYANKNKIEIIVKKNSIYSRDENLWGASCEAGVLEDAWTEPPKDVWVHTVDPKDAPNEPEYVEIDFEKGIPVGLNGKRMKGVELIESLYKIAGRNGVGRIDHIEDRLVGIKSRETYECPASIVLITAHRALEAMTLTKDVIEYKRGIEQKLSQLIYDGLWFGGLREPICAFVDKTQEFVTGKIRVRLHKGSCMVVGRKSPYSLYDVGLSTYGKGDSFDHNAAVGFIYCWGLPDRTAAKARKKK; from the coding sequence ATGGCTAGCAATGCAAAAAAGACCGATCCAAAAAGTAATGCAGAACGGGAAAAGGTTGTTTTGGCGTATTCCGGAGGATTGGACACATCTATCGCAATAAAATGGATCCAAGATAAGTACGATCTTGACGTTATCGCTGTGGCGATCGACGTCGGGCAGCCGCCGAGCAGTGATGATATCATCGCACGTGCCATAAGGAACGGTGCCGAGAAGGCACAGCTCATAGAGGCGAAGGACGAATTTGTCAACGAATATATCTGGCCGGCGCTGAAAGCGAACGCCATGTATCAGAACATCTACCCGCTCAGCACTTCCATCGCAAGACCGCTGATAGCAAAGAAATTGGTCGAGGTCGCAAAGAAAGAGGGTGCAAAATACGTTGCCCACGGATGCACCGGAAAGGGCAACGATCAGGTGAGGTTCGATGTGGGGATAGTTTCGATGGACCCGGACCTCAAGATCATAGCGCCCATCAGAGAATGGGTCATGACCCGTGAGGAAGAGATCGATTACGCTAACAAGAATAAGATCGAGATAATCGTCAAAAAGAACAGCATTTATTCAAGGGATGAGAACCTTTGGGGCGCATCATGCGAAGCGGGCGTGCTGGAGGACGCATGGACAGAGCCTCCCAAGGATGTTTGGGTACACACAGTTGACCCAAAGGACGCTCCGAACGAACCGGAGTATGTCGAGATAGATTTTGAAAAAGGCATACCTGTCGGACTGAACGGAAAACGCATGAAAGGTGTCGAGCTCATCGAATCACTTTACAAGATCGCCGGAAGGAACGGGGTCGGACGCATCGATCACATAGAGGACCGCCTGGTCGGAATAAAGAGCAGGGAGACATACGAATGCCCCGCTTCCATTGTCCTGATAACGGCGCACCGCGCCCTTGAGGCCATGACGCTCACAAAGGATGTCATAGAATACAAGAGAGGCATCGAACAAAAGCTCTCCCAGCTGATCTATGACGGGTTGTGGTTCGGCGGGCTCCGTGAGCCGATATGTGCGTTCGTTGACAAAACGCAAGAATTTGTCACCGGCAAGATAAGGGTCAGACTTCACAAGGGAAGCTGCATGGTCGTAGGCCGCAAGTCCCCATACTCGTTATACGATGTCGGATTGTCCACATACGGAAAGGGTGACAGCTTCGACCACAACGCAGCCGTCGGTTTCATTTACTGCTGGGGACTGCCGGACAGAACGGCCGCAAAGGCACGCAAAAAGAAGTGA
- the thiD gene encoding bifunctional hydroxymethylpyrimidine kinase/phosphomethylpyrimidine kinase, whose product MKTALTIAGSDSVGGAGIQADIKAMASVGVHAATVITAVTVQNTREVGSILPIPEEIIKEQLEAVLKDCKINAIKTGMLYSADIVGVVADVLEDHEMPLIIDPVMVATVGSSLSKDDLVKSLKKDLLPMCELVTPNKFEAEALSGMKIKNEDDAMLACELIGKQGSSVLLKGGHMDSRNVVDYLYLSSEFTKMSKPRLNKAGHGSGCVLSSYITANMAMGLDLVNSVLRSRELIQRSIETQYEIGKGELIVNPMASFSPSNEKSSAKFDVLDSIDAAAEKLVNVLPSNLVPKKGVNIAYATKGAAGPEDVAGIDQRITLKNGRLVKNGPAKFGAAGHLSFILLEIMKKDPSMRCIISIAPAGDTLDLLEEVGMNTVLSGRKGNPMWGAATKELLGKTKVVPDAIYDTDQKNGKTIKMLGKDPQEVLSKLSSILN is encoded by the coding sequence ATGAAGACGGCACTTACCATCGCAGGATCCGACTCCGTTGGAGGAGCGGGGATTCAGGCCGACATAAAGGCAATGGCCTCGGTGGGGGTTCACGCCGCGACCGTCATAACAGCGGTCACGGTACAGAATACAAGAGAGGTTGGAAGCATCCTGCCCATTCCCGAAGAGATCATAAAAGAGCAGTTGGAAGCTGTTCTCAAAGACTGCAAGATCAATGCGATAAAGACAGGAATGTTGTACAGCGCAGATATAGTAGGTGTGGTCGCAGATGTGCTGGAAGACCATGAGATGCCTCTCATCATAGATCCGGTCATGGTGGCGACGGTCGGCAGTTCACTTTCCAAAGATGATCTGGTAAAGTCGCTGAAAAAGGATCTTCTTCCTATGTGCGAATTGGTCACCCCGAACAAGTTTGAGGCGGAGGCCTTGTCGGGGATGAAAATAAAGAACGAGGACGATGCCATGCTGGCCTGCGAACTTATCGGGAAGCAGGGTTCATCGGTACTCCTCAAAGGCGGGCATATGGACTCGAGAAATGTCGTCGATTACCTTTACCTTTCATCGGAGTTCACAAAGATGAGTAAGCCGCGCCTCAACAAAGCGGGTCACGGGAGCGGGTGCGTCCTTTCTTCATATATCACTGCCAACATGGCAATGGGGCTTGACCTTGTCAATTCGGTCTTGAGATCGAGAGAATTGATACAGCGCTCCATCGAGACGCAGTATGAAATAGGTAAGGGAGAATTGATCGTCAACCCGATGGCTTCATTTTCACCGTCTAACGAGAAGAGTTCGGCCAAATTCGATGTTCTGGATTCGATCGATGCGGCTGCGGAAAAACTTGTTAACGTGCTTCCGAGCAACCTTGTTCCAAAAAAAGGAGTTAACATCGCCTACGCTACAAAAGGAGCTGCGGGCCCCGAGGATGTTGCCGGAATAGATCAGAGAATAACACTTAAGAACGGCAGGCTTGTGAAGAACGGACCCGCGAAGTTCGGTGCCGCAGGACATCTGTCCTTTATTCTGCTCGAGATAATGAAAAAGGATCCTTCGATGAGATGCATCATAAGTATCGCCCCCGCCGGAGATACGTTGGACCTCCTTGAAGAAGTGGGGATGAATACTGTGCTTTCCGGAAGGAAGGGCAACCCGATGTGGGGTGCCGCTACGAAGGAACTCCTCGGAAAGACAAAGGTAGTTCCGGATGCGATCTACGACACGGACCAGAAGAACGGTAAGACCATCAAGATGCTGGGGAAGGATCCGCAGGAAGTATTGTCCAAGTTGAGTTCGATATTGAATTGA
- the argH gene encoding argininosuccinate lyase, whose translation MAKQALWSGRFENEADESTFRFTSSLDVDSALAFYDVMGSLAHVRMLKKQKIIPAKDADEIINGLIRIVKKMEDGDFNVDESLEDIHTNIEFKLTEMIGPVGGKLHTGRSRNDQVATDLKMYLRDIILEAVIDIDTLATSLLRIAEEHGDTIMPGFTHMQHAQPVTLAQHMLAHVFRLSRDADRFIDAFDRMNRCPLGSAALAGTTYPIDRKMTSDALAFKSPTQNSMDSVASRDNVSETLFCASMTALDMSSICEELILWSSQEFGFIEMADAYTTGSSIMPQKKNPDVAELIRGRTGTVVGNLVSMMMTMKGLPLSYNRDLQEDKEPVMNSMVIISDSANMLSKVVSTMKVNKEAMQKAAEKGFINATDLADYLVVKGIPFREAHSIVGESVRYCIEKGKTLEELTLEEYKKFSGSIKKDVYDVISPKACVERRISYGGTSSGSTDMQITEAIGAIMERDSKIRLETQLIEKCWDDLLKDV comes from the coding sequence ATGGCAAAACAGGCTCTTTGGTCGGGAAGGTTCGAAAACGAGGCGGACGAGTCCACATTCAGATTCACTTCATCCCTGGATGTCGACTCGGCGCTTGCGTTCTATGATGTCATGGGTTCGCTTGCCCATGTCAGAATGCTGAAGAAACAGAAGATAATCCCCGCCAAAGATGCCGACGAGATCATAAACGGATTGATTAGGATAGTCAAAAAAATGGAAGACGGAGATTTCAACGTGGACGAATCTCTGGAAGATATCCACACCAACATCGAATTCAAGCTCACAGAGATGATAGGTCCGGTCGGAGGCAAACTGCATACCGGACGCAGCAGGAACGACCAGGTTGCCACAGATCTCAAAATGTATCTGAGAGATATCATCCTTGAGGCTGTGATCGACATAGATACGCTTGCAACGAGCTTGCTCAGGATAGCGGAGGAACACGGCGATACTATAATGCCCGGCTTCACCCACATGCAGCATGCCCAGCCCGTGACGCTTGCGCAGCATATGTTGGCGCACGTGTTCAGGCTGTCGAGGGATGCCGACAGATTCATTGACGCTTTCGACAGAATGAACAGGTGTCCGCTCGGTTCGGCGGCATTGGCGGGCACAACATACCCGATAGACAGAAAAATGACATCGGACGCACTTGCTTTCAAATCCCCCACACAGAACTCGATGGACTCGGTGGCTTCAAGGGACAATGTTTCGGAAACGCTGTTCTGCGCCTCCATGACAGCTTTGGACATGTCCTCGATATGCGAAGAATTGATCCTGTGGTCGTCCCAGGAATTCGGATTCATCGAGATGGCCGACGCATATACGACCGGTTCATCCATAATGCCTCAGAAGAAGAACCCCGATGTCGCAGAGCTGATAAGAGGAAGGACCGGTACGGTCGTAGGAAATCTTGTCTCGATGATGATGACCATGAAAGGGCTTCCGCTGTCCTATAACAGGGACCTTCAGGAAGATAAGGAACCTGTCATGAACTCGATGGTGATAATTTCAGACAGCGCAAATATGCTTTCAAAAGTTGTTTCGACGATGAAAGTCAACAAAGAGGCCATGCAAAAGGCAGCGGAAAAAGGTTTCATAAATGCCACGGACCTTGCCGACTATCTTGTTGTAAAAGGAATACCTTTCAGGGAAGCGCACAGCATCGTCGGTGAGAGCGTAAGATACTGCATCGAGAAAGGTAAAACACTGGAAGAACTGACCCTTGAAGAATACAAGAAGTTCTCCGGCTCAATAAAAAAAGATGTTTATGATGTCATATCGCCGAAGGCGTGCGTTGAAAGGCGCATATCATACGGAGGCACGTCTTCCGGGTCCACCGATATGCAGATCACCGAAGCTATAGGTGCGATAATGGAAAGGGACAGCAAGATAAGATTGGAGACCCAGCTGATAGAAAAATGCTGGGATGACCTGCTGAAAGATGTTTGA
- a CDS encoding O-acetylhomoserine aminocarboxypropyltransferase/cysteine synthase family protein, whose translation MPSGPTNKKKLRFETLQLHKGQETPDPLSGARATPIYLTSAYVFKDCKDATERFALSKPGNIYGRLTNDTQAVLEDRMAALEGGSAALATASGAAAITYTLQNVASAGDHIVAANNIYGGTYNFLAHTFEKQGVKTTFVDPIDLKNFEKAIKKNTKAVFIETFGNPNSDFIDVEKVAEIAHKKGIILVVDNTFATPYLYRPLEHGADIVVESATKFIGGHGVVLGGVIIESGKFDWAGSGRYPDIVDPDPSYHGLSFYESAGPAAFTARIRAILLRDTGAVISPIAAFSLLQGLETLSLRVERHVQNALEVVNYLNGHPKVMKVNHPSLEDQPSHELYMKNFPNGAGSIFTFDIKGGEKEAIKFIDSLKLFSLVANVADMKSLVIHPATTTHGQLNDKELEEQKINRNTIRLSIGCENIKDIIADLEQALKKV comes from the coding sequence ATACCTTCAGGCCCGACAAACAAGAAAAAGTTAAGGTTCGAGACCCTGCAGCTGCACAAAGGACAGGAGACACCGGACCCCCTCTCCGGTGCGAGGGCGACACCGATCTATCTCACATCGGCGTATGTCTTTAAAGATTGCAAGGACGCAACAGAAAGATTCGCACTCTCAAAACCCGGAAACATATACGGCCGTCTTACGAACGATACCCAAGCGGTCCTGGAAGACCGCATGGCCGCACTTGAAGGAGGTTCGGCAGCGCTGGCAACAGCATCGGGGGCCGCAGCCATCACCTACACTCTTCAGAACGTGGCGTCCGCGGGAGACCACATAGTGGCTGCCAACAACATTTATGGCGGAACTTACAACTTCCTTGCACATACATTCGAGAAACAAGGTGTGAAAACAACCTTTGTCGATCCGATCGACCTAAAGAACTTTGAGAAGGCAATAAAAAAGAACACCAAAGCGGTGTTCATTGAGACGTTCGGAAATCCCAATTCGGATTTTATCGATGTCGAGAAAGTGGCGGAAATAGCCCACAAAAAAGGGATCATCCTGGTCGTTGACAATACCTTTGCGACGCCATATCTTTACAGACCTCTGGAACATGGTGCAGACATCGTGGTGGAATCGGCGACGAAATTCATCGGAGGGCATGGGGTCGTCCTCGGCGGAGTGATAATCGAGAGCGGTAAGTTTGATTGGGCAGGCAGCGGAAGGTATCCCGACATCGTGGATCCGGATCCAAGCTACCACGGGCTGAGCTTTTATGAATCCGCAGGACCCGCTGCCTTTACGGCAAGAATAAGGGCGATCCTGCTCAGGGACACCGGCGCGGTGATATCGCCGATCGCGGCATTCTCTCTCCTCCAGGGGCTTGAGACATTATCCCTGCGTGTCGAAAGGCATGTGCAGAATGCGTTGGAAGTGGTCAATTATCTGAACGGCCACCCCAAGGTTATGAAGGTCAACCACCCATCGCTCGAGGATCAACCCAGCCATGAGTTGTACATGAAGAACTTCCCCAACGGGGCAGGTTCGATCTTCACATTCGACATAAAAGGAGGGGAGAAAGAGGCGATAAAGTTCATTGACAGTCTGAAGCTTTTCTCCCTTGTCGCAAACGTGGCAGACATGAAATCGCTGGTCATACACCCTGCTACCACGACCCACGGTCAGTTGAACGACAAAGAGCTCGAGGAGCAGAAGATCAACCGCAATACGATCCGTCTCTCGATAGGATGCGAGAACATAAAGGATATAATCGCAGATCTGGAGCAGGCCTTAAAAAAGGTCTGA
- the argC gene encoding N-acetyl-gamma-glutamyl-phosphate reductase has protein sequence MDKVGIIGGTGYTGSELSRMLCTHPEVELAALTSRQNAGKKVSELQTFLKGYSDIRFTEKISDTKDLDLVFVATPHGVAMDEVPQLMESGVKVIDLSGDYRLRDKAEYAKWYGHEQTDAKNLKSSVYGLPEFFRSKIKNADLVANPGCYATSIILACTPLVKAGVVETDIIADAKSGTSGAGMVPSARLHHPFCGESLIPYSVGTHRHTPEIEQTIGDITKGGVKVTMVPQLLPIVRGILSSCYMNLKKDMSDEEIAKIFEKQYGEEHFVHYVKEPSIRAVVGSNHAHVGSNVIGNKVVAFGVLDNLVKGASGQAVQCMNLMLGIKETTGIDTPGLGV, from the coding sequence ATGGACAAGGTAGGAATAATCGGGGGAACAGGATATACGGGGAGTGAGTTATCACGCATGCTCTGTACACATCCGGAAGTAGAACTGGCAGCACTTACTTCGCGTCAGAATGCCGGAAAGAAGGTGTCCGAACTTCAGACATTCCTGAAGGGTTATTCTGATATCCGTTTTACCGAGAAGATAAGCGACACCAAGGATCTCGACCTCGTGTTTGTCGCCACTCCCCACGGCGTAGCGATGGACGAAGTCCCGCAGCTGATGGAATCAGGCGTCAAGGTGATCGACCTGTCGGGGGATTACCGTCTGCGCGACAAGGCCGAATATGCTAAGTGGTACGGACATGAGCAGACAGACGCGAAGAATCTGAAGAGTTCCGTTTACGGACTCCCGGAGTTCTTCCGCAGTAAGATAAAGAATGCGGACCTGGTCGCAAACCCTGGATGCTATGCAACATCGATAATCCTTGCATGCACACCGCTGGTAAAAGCGGGCGTTGTCGAAACCGATATCATTGCCGATGCCAAGAGCGGAACGTCCGGCGCGGGAATGGTGCCGTCCGCACGCCTTCACCATCCGTTCTGCGGTGAGTCGCTCATCCCATATAGTGTAGGAACTCACCGCCACACGCCGGAGATCGAGCAAACGATCGGAGACATCACAAAGGGCGGTGTCAAAGTGACGATGGTACCTCAGCTCCTACCGATCGTGCGCGGGATACTTTCGTCGTGTTACATGAACTTAAAGAAAGATATGTCCGATGAAGAGATAGCAAAGATCTTTGAGAAACAGTACGGCGAAGAGCATTTCGTCCATTACGTTAAGGAACCGTCCATCCGTGCCGTCGTCGGCTCCAACCATGCGCACGTTGGATCCAACGTTATAGGGAACAAAGTAGTGGCATTCGGAGTTTTAGACAATCTCGTTAAGGGGGCATCAGGCCAGGCTGTTCAATGCATGAACCTGATGCTCGGCATAAAGGAAACAACAGGAATAGACACTCCAGGATTGGGTGTATGA
- a CDS encoding FKBP-type peptidyl-prolyl cis-trans isomerase has protein sequence MADDEKKVKKDRDPIFWTCLIVFILAVCAVTGAMIYNDNFRTDSTAAVNGSSVSVDYIGTFYAPFGENNAVVFDTSKWSVANDDNVTKSNDFTGRGDQSAYTTLNFKIGDGTLLPGFNNAVIGMKVGETKRIVIPAGEGYTAPSTPQTVQMNGNTMPTTENLTQAQFSALYGFTPNASTITTLDKSVYGWPATATVNSTNGNSITMNYMPQPGSEYTAVDSDFGKVALKVTSVQNGQITFNYVISNTISNGSGIQLILVDFGTSKFYITALSGSSFTTQVVAERYNQDLYFEITLVSAK, from the coding sequence ATGGCTGACGATGAGAAAAAGGTCAAAAAGGACAGAGACCCAATATTCTGGACATGTCTCATAGTGTTCATATTGGCTGTATGCGCCGTTACGGGTGCGATGATTTACAACGACAACTTCCGAACGGACAGCACGGCAGCCGTTAACGGCAGCTCGGTGTCAGTGGATTACATCGGCACATTCTATGCTCCGTTCGGTGAAAACAACGCTGTTGTCTTCGACACAAGCAAGTGGTCAGTCGCAAACGACGACAACGTGACAAAGAGCAATGACTTCACCGGCAGGGGAGACCAAAGTGCCTATACGACCTTGAATTTCAAGATCGGCGACGGCACATTGCTTCCAGGGTTCAACAATGCGGTAATAGGCATGAAGGTCGGAGAGACGAAAAGGATCGTGATACCGGCCGGCGAAGGGTATACAGCACCCTCTACGCCGCAGACAGTGCAGATGAACGGCAACACAATGCCGACAACAGAGAACCTGACCCAGGCGCAGTTCAGCGCCCTCTATGGCTTCACACCGAACGCATCCACCATCACTACCTTAGACAAGAGTGTCTACGGATGGCCGGCGACCGCGACGGTCAATTCGACCAACGGTAATTCGATAACGATGAACTACATGCCTCAGCCTGGCAGTGAGTATACGGCAGTTGACAGCGACTTCGGAAAAGTGGCCCTGAAGGTTACTTCCGTGCAGAACGGCCAAATAACATTCAACTATGTCATCTCAAACACAATATCCAACGGATCCGGTATTCAGTTGATCTTGGTGGACTTCGGTACCTCGAAGTTCTACATCACAGCACTGAGCGGTTCATCCTTCACAACTCAGGTCGTTGCGGAGAGATACAATCAGGATCTGTACTTCGAGATAACACTTGTTTCGGCCAAGTAA
- the argJ gene encoding bifunctional ornithine acetyltransferase/N-acetylglutamate synthase, which translates to MIEEIEGGITTPQGFKAAGVHSGVKYRALDLGMVYSDVPASAFVGYTSNDVKSAPVQVMMKENSPKLSAVVINSGNANALTGRRGVEDAIAMKQAVAKELNIDPIEVGVMSTGLIGRFVDLHKIRYGINRAVRALDLGREADSLFAEAIMTTDTIKKEFSVRTRLEDGTLVYIAAVSKGSGMISPHMKVLHGTTLSVVTTDANLSIDFRSKWQEILDDSLNMVSVDGDQSTNDTSILMANGKAGGKYADEDPEFIAALEMVMTKIAKTIAKDGEGATKLIEVQVTGADTKEDARKAVHKILNSPLVKSAIYGSDPNYGRIMMALGNSGCKFNIEDVRLTIKGGDLEVPILDMGAPVFQEERSVEVVRMAMDNTEVSILIDLAYGKESAVGWGCDLTYDYVRINAEYAS; encoded by the coding sequence ATGATAGAAGAAATAGAAGGAGGCATAACGACCCCTCAGGGGTTCAAGGCCGCAGGTGTACACAGCGGTGTAAAATATCGTGCATTGGACCTCGGAATGGTGTACTCGGATGTACCCGCATCGGCGTTCGTTGGATATACGAGCAATGATGTGAAATCGGCACCTGTGCAGGTGATGATGAAGGAGAACTCGCCGAAGCTTTCCGCAGTGGTGATCAACAGCGGAAATGCGAATGCACTCACGGGACGCCGCGGGGTAGAGGATGCGATCGCTATGAAGCAAGCAGTTGCGAAAGAGCTGAATATAGATCCGATAGAAGTGGGCGTGATGTCCACAGGCCTGATCGGGCGTTTCGTCGACCTGCACAAGATACGCTACGGAATAAACCGTGCCGTACGAGCTCTCGACCTGGGGCGCGAAGCCGACAGTCTTTTCGCAGAAGCGATAATGACCACGGACACAATCAAAAAAGAATTCTCGGTACGCACACGTCTCGAAGACGGGACCCTTGTGTATATCGCCGCCGTATCAAAAGGCAGCGGAATGATATCTCCGCACATGAAGGTGCTACACGGCACAACGCTGTCAGTTGTCACAACGGATGCGAATCTTTCGATAGATTTCCGCAGCAAGTGGCAGGAGATCCTTGATGACAGCCTTAACATGGTGTCGGTAGACGGGGATCAATCCACAAACGACACATCCATCCTCATGGCGAACGGTAAGGCCGGAGGCAAATACGCCGATGAGGATCCGGAGTTCATAGCCGCGCTTGAAATGGTCATGACCAAGATCGCAAAGACGATAGCCAAGGACGGAGAGGGAGCGACAAAGCTCATCGAAGTGCAAGTGACGGGAGCGGACACAAAAGAGGATGCCCGCAAAGCCGTCCATAAGATCCTGAACTCGCCGTTGGTGAAATCTGCGATATACGGATCGGATCCGAACTACGGGCGCATAATGATGGCTCTGGGGAACAGCGGATGCAAGTTCAACATAGAGGATGTACGCCTGACGATAAAAGGCGGAGATCTGGAAGTTCCAATACTCGATATGGGAGCGCCGGTGTTCCAGGAGGAACGTTCCGTTGAGGTGGTGCGCATGGCAATGGACAACACCGAGGTCAGCATCCTGATAGATCTCGCATACGGAAAAGAATCCGCGGTGGGATGGGGATGCGACCTTACGTACGATTACGTACGCATCAACGCAGAATACGCGTCGTGA
- the argB gene encoding acetylglutamate kinase produces MKMKIYVVKFGGNAIRGKEDLMRLSKEVAELLKEDVKMILVHGGGPEISAEMEKRGLNPKKVAGLRVTDESTLEVAQDVLSALNKDVTDSLTEASVPAIGMPGYLCTLCKKKAPYKLTEEGKEVKVDLGLVGEIEEVYPDTLMDILDKGITPVIYPIGKDKKGRLLNVNADTMAAGIAAGIECEELILISDVPGILMDVKDPSSLVNKLTLKEVDDLIADGTISGGMIPKVDACRSALFAGVKTVRMVNGKDPRNILTDVMKNVPHGTIITKW; encoded by the coding sequence ATGAAGATGAAGATATACGTCGTGAAGTTCGGCGGAAATGCGATCCGCGGTAAAGAGGACCTGATGCGCTTGTCCAAGGAAGTGGCCGAACTCCTGAAAGAGGATGTGAAGATGATCCTTGTGCACGGCGGAGGCCCCGAGATATCCGCCGAAATGGAAAAAAGAGGCCTCAACCCTAAAAAGGTCGCCGGCCTGAGAGTCACGGACGAGAGTACGCTCGAGGTAGCACAAGACGTCCTAAGTGCTTTGAATAAGGATGTTACGGACAGTCTCACGGAAGCATCCGTCCCCGCGATAGGGATGCCCGGATATCTGTGCACTTTGTGCAAAAAGAAAGCACCTTATAAGTTGACCGAAGAAGGGAAGGAAGTAAAGGTGGACCTCGGTCTCGTGGGGGAGATCGAAGAGGTATATCCAGATACGTTAATGGACATTCTGGATAAAGGGATAACACCCGTGATATACCCGATCGGTAAAGACAAGAAAGGCAGACTTCTGAACGTCAATGCGGATACAATGGCCGCCGGTATAGCGGCAGGCATCGAGTGCGAGGAACTGATACTGATATCAGATGTCCCCGGGATATTGATGGATGTCAAAGATCCATCCTCCCTCGTTAACAAACTCACTCTCAAGGAGGTAGATGATCTGATAGCGGACGGAACGATCTCAGGCGGAATGATCCCCAAGGTGGATGCATGCCGCAGCGCCCTCTTCGCAGGCGTCAAGACGGTGCGCATGGTGAATGGGAAGGATCCCCGCAATATCCTCACAGATGTGATGAAGAACGTACCTCACGGAACAATAATAACAAAGTGGTAA